The following proteins are encoded in a genomic region of Desulfobacterales bacterium:
- a CDS encoding DUF523 and DUF1722 domain-containing protein: protein MENTFKIGVSACLLGQNVRYDGGHKLDRFITDTLGLYVSFVPVCPEAECGLGVPRESMHLEGEVHAPRLVTTKTKKDVTDQMLQWAKLRLKALQKENLCGFIFKSKSPSSGMERVNVFNEKGMPVKKGSGLFAAAFMKQFPLIPVEDDGRLHDPKIRENFIERIFTLQRWRRISSGRKRIGDLVDFHTRHKLLILSHSQKHYRFMGKLVAAAKEYPPGELFRIYEAALLEALKHKTTIQKNTNVLQHLMGYFKKQTSADEKQEMLQIIDQYRAGHVPLVVPVTLINHYIRKYQQPYLSGQFYLQPHPVALQLRNHV from the coding sequence ATGGAAAATACGTTTAAAATCGGGGTGAGCGCCTGCCTTCTGGGTCAAAACGTGCGTTATGACGGCGGTCACAAACTGGACCGCTTTATAACCGACACCCTCGGTCTGTATGTCTCCTTTGTACCGGTCTGCCCTGAGGCGGAGTGCGGCCTGGGGGTCCCGCGTGAATCCATGCACCTTGAGGGTGAAGTTCATGCGCCCCGCCTGGTAACGACCAAAACCAAAAAAGACGTCACCGATCAGATGCTGCAGTGGGCCAAACTGCGGCTGAAGGCGCTCCAAAAGGAAAATCTCTGCGGCTTTATTTTCAAAAGCAAGTCCCCCAGCAGCGGCATGGAACGGGTGAATGTCTTTAATGAAAAAGGGATGCCCGTCAAAAAAGGGAGCGGCCTTTTCGCCGCAGCCTTCATGAAACAGTTTCCGCTGATTCCGGTGGAAGACGACGGCCGTCTTCATGACCCCAAAATCAGGGAGAATTTTATCGAACGCATTTTTACATTGCAACGCTGGCGCCGGATCTCATCCGGTCGTAAACGTATCGGCGATCTGGTCGACTTTCATACCCGGCACAAACTTTTGATTCTTTCCCACAGCCAGAAGCATTACCGCTTCATGGGCAAACTGGTGGCAGCCGCCAAAGAGTACCCTCCCGGAGAATTATTCCGGATCTATGAAGCCGCCCTGCTGGAAGCCCTCAAGCACAAAACCACCATTCAAAAGAACACGAATGTATTGCAGCACCTGATGGGTTATTTTAAAAAGCAGACTTCAGCCGATGAAAAGCAGGAGATGCTCCAAATTATCGATCAATATCGCGCCGGCCATGTGCCCCTGGTCGTACCGGTCACGCTGATCAATCATTATATCCGAAAATACCAACAGCCCTATCTGAGCGGCCAGTTCTATCTGCAACCCCATCCCGTAGCGCTGCAGCTGCGTAATCATGTCTGA